One genomic window of Comamonas serinivorans includes the following:
- the folP gene encoding dihydropteroate synthase, with product MSHPPIWQTTRHAISLAQPVVMGIVNVTPDSFSDGGRHNQPHAALAHAERLVKEGAAILDIGAESTRPGAPRVPLDEELRRLDSVLPELLRWQVPISIDTYKAEVMRHVLDLGVDIVNDIWALRQPGAEAVVTQHDRCGVCLMHMHGEPATMQQTPMAGHAVATSLAFLHERVQALTAQGVAPARITIDPGVGFGKTVAQNFATLAHQQAYATLGLPLLAGWSRKSSLGAVLADDSGTPPAPDQRVAASVAAALVAVQRGAAIVRVHDVAATVQALRVWQAVQAAADDGGA from the coding sequence ATGAGTCACCCTCCCATCTGGCAGACCACCCGCCACGCCATTTCCCTGGCGCAGCCGGTGGTCATGGGCATCGTCAACGTCACGCCCGATTCCTTCTCTGACGGGGGGCGCCACAACCAGCCCCACGCGGCCCTGGCCCATGCCGAGCGCCTGGTGAAGGAGGGCGCCGCCATCCTCGACATCGGCGCCGAATCGACGCGCCCTGGTGCGCCCCGTGTGCCGCTGGATGAAGAGCTGCGCCGCCTGGACAGCGTGCTGCCTGAGCTGCTGCGCTGGCAGGTACCGATTTCGATCGACACCTACAAGGCCGAGGTGATGCGCCACGTGCTGGACCTGGGCGTGGACATCGTCAACGACATCTGGGCCCTGCGCCAGCCCGGTGCCGAAGCGGTGGTGACCCAGCATGACCGCTGTGGCGTGTGCCTGATGCACATGCACGGTGAACCCGCCACCATGCAGCAGACGCCCATGGCCGGCCACGCGGTGGCGACCAGCCTGGCTTTCCTGCACGAGCGCGTGCAGGCCCTGACGGCGCAGGGCGTGGCCCCGGCGCGCATCACCATCGACCCGGGGGTCGGCTTTGGCAAGACCGTGGCCCAGAACTTCGCCACCCTGGCCCATCAGCAGGCGTACGCCACGCTGGGGCTGCCGCTGCTGGCGGGCTGGTCGCGCAAATCGTCGCTGGGCGCTGTGCTGGCCGACGACTCGGGGACGCCGCCCGCCCCCGACCAGCGCGTGGCGGCCAGCGTGGCCGCTGCACTGGTGGCGGTGCAGCGCGGCGCGGCCATCGTGCGCGTGCACGACGTGGCCGCCACCGTGCAGGCCCTGCGCGTGTGGCAGGCCGTGCAGGCGGCGGCTGACGATGGCGGTGCGTAG
- the ftsH gene encoding ATP-dependent zinc metalloprotease FtsH, whose amino-acid sequence MNNQLFTKVAIWAVIAMVLFTVFKQFDGRAMAGAKPIEYSTFLKDVREGRVKKVLIQEGSTGSEVLAENSDGSRVRASVPYLDRGLVGDLINYNVEFDTEPRKEGNLLVSLLVSWGPMLLLIGVWIYFMRQMQGGGKGGAFSFGKSKARMIDENNNNITFADVAGCDEAKEEVREVVDFLRDPQKFQKLGGRIPRGLLLVGPPGTGKTLLAKSIAGEAKVPFFSISGSDFVEMFVGVGAARVRDMFENAKKNAPCIIFIDEIDAVGRQRGAGLGGGNDEREQTLNQMLVEMDGFETNLGVIVVAATNRPDILDAALLRPGRFDRQVYVTLPDIRGREQILSVHMRKVPIGQDVNASIIARGTPGMSGADLANLCNEAALMAARRNARVVEMQDFEKAKDKILMGPERKSMVMPEEERRNTAYHEAGHALIGKLLPKCDPVHKVTIIPRGRALGVTMSLPEGDRYSYDKEYMLNQISMLFGGRIAEEVFMNQMTTGASNDFERATALARDMVMRYGMSESLGPMVYAENEGEVFLGRSVTKTTSISEETMQKVDIEVRRIIDDQYTLARKLIEDNSDKMHAMAKALLEWETIDMDQIDDIMAGREPRPPQDFTPRLPPSSGGPGGTPAVKPDASPTAA is encoded by the coding sequence TTGAACAATCAATTGTTTACGAAGGTCGCCATCTGGGCGGTCATTGCCATGGTGCTGTTCACTGTGTTCAAGCAGTTCGACGGCCGCGCCATGGCGGGCGCCAAACCCATCGAATATTCCACCTTCCTGAAAGACGTGCGTGAAGGCCGCGTCAAGAAGGTGCTGATCCAGGAAGGGTCCACGGGGTCCGAAGTGCTGGCCGAGAACAGCGACGGCAGCCGCGTGCGCGCGAGCGTGCCCTACCTGGACCGCGGTCTGGTCGGTGACCTCATCAACTACAACGTCGAGTTCGACACCGAGCCGCGCAAGGAAGGCAACCTGCTGGTGTCCCTCCTCGTCAGCTGGGGCCCCATGCTGCTGCTGATCGGCGTCTGGATCTATTTCATGCGCCAGATGCAAGGCGGTGGCAAAGGCGGTGCGTTCAGCTTTGGCAAGTCCAAGGCCCGCATGATCGACGAGAACAACAACAACATCACCTTTGCCGACGTGGCCGGCTGCGACGAAGCCAAGGAAGAAGTGCGTGAGGTCGTGGACTTCCTGCGCGATCCGCAGAAGTTTCAGAAGCTGGGCGGCCGCATCCCGCGCGGCCTGCTGCTGGTCGGCCCCCCGGGCACCGGCAAGACGCTGCTGGCCAAGTCCATCGCCGGTGAAGCCAAGGTGCCGTTCTTCAGCATCTCGGGTTCCGACTTCGTCGAAATGTTCGTCGGCGTGGGCGCGGCCCGTGTGCGCGACATGTTCGAGAACGCCAAGAAGAACGCCCCCTGCATCATCTTCATCGACGAAATCGACGCCGTGGGCCGCCAGCGTGGCGCCGGCCTGGGCGGCGGCAACGACGAGCGCGAGCAGACGCTGAACCAGATGCTCGTGGAGATGGACGGCTTCGAGACCAACCTGGGCGTGATCGTGGTTGCCGCGACCAACCGCCCGGACATCCTGGACGCCGCCTTGCTGCGCCCGGGCCGTTTCGACCGCCAGGTCTACGTCACGCTGCCCGACATCCGCGGTCGTGAGCAGATCCTCAGCGTGCACATGCGCAAGGTGCCGATTGGCCAGGACGTGAACGCCAGCATCATCGCGCGCGGCACGCCGGGCATGTCGGGTGCCGACTTGGCCAACCTCTGCAACGAGGCTGCGCTGATGGCCGCCCGCCGCAACGCGCGTGTGGTCGAGATGCAGGACTTCGAGAAGGCCAAGGACAAGATCCTCATGGGCCCCGAGCGCAAGAGCATGGTCATGCCCGAGGAAGAGCGCCGCAACACCGCCTATCACGAGGCCGGCCATGCCCTGATCGGCAAGCTGCTGCCCAAGTGCGACCCGGTGCACAAGGTGACCATCATCCCGCGTGGCCGCGCGCTGGGCGTGACCATGAGCCTGCCCGAAGGCGACCGCTACAGCTACGACAAGGAATACATGCTGAACCAGATCAGCATGCTGTTCGGTGGCCGCATCGCCGAAGAGGTGTTCATGAACCAGATGACTACCGGCGCCAGCAACGACTTCGAGCGCGCCACGGCACTGGCGCGCGACATGGTCATGCGCTATGGCATGAGCGAGTCGCTGGGCCCCATGGTCTATGCCGAGAACGAGGGCGAGGTGTTCCTGGGCCGCTCGGTCACCAAGACCACCTCGATCAGCGAGGAAACCATGCAAAAGGTCGACATCGAGGTGCGCCGCATCATCGACGACCAGTACACGCTGGCCCGCAAGCTGATCGAAGACAACAGCGACAAGATGCACGCCATGGCCAAGGCCCTGCTCGAGTGGGAAACCATCGACATGGACCAGATCGACGACATCATGGCGGGCCGCGAACCGCGTCCGCCGCAGGACTTCACACCGCGCCTGCCGCCTTCCAGCGGTGGCCCGGGGGGTACGCCGGCGGTGAAGCCGGATGCCTCGCCGACCGCGGCCTGA
- the glmM gene encoding phosphoglucosamine mutase, with translation MTRSYFGTDGIRGTVGQAPITPDFVLRLAHAVGQVLRRQIERPTVLIGKDTRISGYMLESALESGFNSAGVDVVLLGPLPTPAVAYLTRAQRASLGVVISASHNPYPDNGIKFFSAQGAKLPDAWEEQVEAALACEPVWVPSAQLGKARRLDDAAGRYIEFCKSTFDHALSLRGLRLVVDAAHGAAYQIAPAVFHELGAEVRAIGVTPDGLNINEGCGATHPEALCQAVRQHQADFGIALDGDADRLQLVDAQGRLYNGDELLYVMAQARARDGQVPPGVVGTLMTNQGIEVALKRLGVALVRAKVGDRYVLEELERRGWLLGGESSGHLLALDKHTTGDGIVSALQVLQACVREEKTLAQLLDGVSLFPQTMINVRLSEHSADWRHNAALQAATQAVEAELGDAGRVLIRPSGTEPLLRVMVEARDARQAQAAAERIAATV, from the coding sequence ATGACAAGAAGCTACTTTGGCACCGACGGCATCCGCGGCACCGTGGGCCAGGCCCCGATCACCCCGGACTTCGTGCTGCGCCTGGCGCATGCCGTGGGCCAGGTGCTGCGGCGCCAGATCGAGCGCCCCACGGTGCTGATCGGCAAGGACACGCGGATTTCGGGCTACATGCTGGAGTCGGCGCTCGAATCGGGCTTCAACTCCGCCGGGGTCGATGTGGTGCTGCTCGGGCCCCTGCCGACACCGGCCGTCGCTTACCTGACGCGGGCGCAGCGCGCCAGCCTCGGGGTGGTCATCAGCGCCAGCCACAACCCGTACCCCGACAACGGCATCAAGTTTTTCTCGGCGCAGGGCGCCAAGCTGCCCGACGCCTGGGAAGAGCAGGTCGAGGCCGCGCTGGCCTGCGAGCCGGTCTGGGTGCCTTCGGCCCAACTGGGCAAGGCCAGGCGGCTGGACGACGCCGCGGGCCGCTACATCGAGTTCTGCAAAAGCACGTTCGACCACGCGCTGAGCCTGCGCGGCCTGCGCCTGGTGGTCGATGCTGCCCATGGTGCGGCCTACCAGATTGCGCCCGCCGTGTTCCATGAGCTGGGCGCCGAGGTGCGGGCCATCGGCGTCACGCCCGATGGCCTGAACATCAACGAAGGCTGCGGGGCCACGCACCCCGAGGCCTTGTGCCAGGCCGTGCGCCAGCATCAGGCCGATTTCGGCATCGCCCTCGATGGCGACGCCGATCGCCTGCAGCTGGTCGATGCGCAAGGGCGGCTCTACAACGGCGACGAGCTGCTGTACGTGATGGCCCAGGCGCGCGCCCGCGATGGCCAGGTGCCGCCAGGCGTGGTCGGCACGCTGATGACCAACCAGGGCATCGAAGTGGCCCTCAAGCGCCTGGGCGTGGCCCTGGTGCGCGCCAAGGTGGGCGACCGCTATGTGCTCGAAGAGCTGGAGCGCCGCGGCTGGCTGCTGGGCGGCGAAAGCTCGGGCCACCTGTTGGCCCTGGACAAGCACACCACGGGCGACGGCATCGTCAGCGCCCTGCAGGTGCTGCAGGCCTGCGTGCGCGAGGAAAAGACCCTGGCCCAGCTGCTCGATGGCGTGAGCCTGTTCCCGCAGACCATGATCAACGTGCGCCTGAGCGAGCACAGCGCCGATTGGCGCCACAATGCCGCCCTGCAGGCCGCCACCCAGGCCGTCGAAGCCGAGCTGGGCGATGCCGGCCGCGTGCTCATCCGCCCCAGTGGCACCGAGCCGCTGCTGCGCGTGATGGTGGAGGCCAGGGACGCCCGGCAGGCCCAGGCCGCCGCCGAACGCATTGCGGCCACGGTGTGA
- a CDS encoding DNA/RNA non-specific endonuclease: MGILPFRGVTVWLRDATIAVLALMVGGTASAEGVWRLPSSKAPAQAAPPAWTGDARGFAACAHLFPAPPPMPATPGALRALCFNEFAVLHSGDTKTPVYVVQRLNARQLQAARELKRKDKFYAEGRLPRAERAELSDYKHSGYSRGHMAPTGDMATAEGKAQSFSLANMVPQDIEHNGGAWNDIEQDTRAYIRRTQGDVFVITGPVFAPPVRTVGQGRVRVPSALFKLVYDPGTGRSWAHWQDNRGGTRAGQPISYTELVRRTGLAFLP, from the coding sequence ATGGGCATACTGCCTTTTCGGGGGGTGACCGTGTGGCTGCGTGATGCCACCATCGCCGTGCTGGCCCTGATGGTCGGTGGGACTGCCAGCGCCGAGGGCGTCTGGCGCTTGCCGTCCAGCAAGGCCCCGGCCCAGGCTGCACCACCGGCCTGGACCGGCGATGCCCGAGGCTTTGCCGCCTGTGCGCACCTGTTTCCGGCCCCGCCGCCGATGCCGGCCACGCCAGGCGCGCTGCGTGCGCTGTGCTTCAACGAGTTCGCCGTGCTGCACTCCGGCGACACCAAGACGCCGGTCTACGTCGTGCAGCGCCTGAACGCGCGCCAGTTGCAGGCCGCACGTGAGCTCAAGCGCAAGGACAAGTTCTACGCCGAGGGCCGCCTGCCGCGCGCCGAACGCGCCGAGCTGTCGGATTACAAGCACTCGGGCTACTCGCGCGGCCACATGGCGCCCACGGGCGACATGGCCACGGCAGAGGGCAAGGCACAGAGCTTTTCGCTGGCCAACATGGTGCCGCAGGACATCGAGCACAACGGTGGTGCCTGGAACGACATCGAGCAGGACACGCGCGCCTACATCCGCCGCACCCAAGGCGATGTGTTCGTCATCACTGGTCCGGTGTTCGCGCCGCCCGTGCGCACCGTGGGCCAGGGCCGCGTGCGTGTGCCCAGCGCCTTGTTCAAGCTGGTCTACGACCCCGGCACGGGCCGCAGCTGGGCGCACTGGCAGGACAACCGCGGCGGCACGCGCGCGGGTCAGCCCATCAGCTACACCGAGCTGGTGCGCCGCACCGGCCTGGCCTTTTTGCCGTGA
- a CDS encoding alpha/beta hydrolase, producing MNAVTALPQTPPRRRHFDLSTPHGNGQIAALEWGPEDGRHDLLFLHANGFNAMTYTRLLSPLGDQGLRVLAVDLRGHGLTTLPAEADATVSSWDGYRDDLHALLRALRQSEGEVPRVLAGHSMGGATCLLATLQWPADLGPQRPLVLFDPVVAPPLAPDANRDPSPLLAGALRRKNHFDSPDAALASYQGRGAFKTWPTEVIADYLADGLFLGDDQAWHLRCAPTWEAHNFSHPFRPVNAPIAQLPVPITVLRAAEGSTCHWQDWPAQADVRTVPGTTHFVPMERPELAREVLLAAVQGEREAVLAR from the coding sequence ATGAACGCCGTGACCGCCCTGCCCCAGACCCCTCCTCGCCGCCGCCACTTCGACCTGAGCACGCCGCACGGCAACGGCCAGATCGCCGCCCTGGAATGGGGCCCCGAAGACGGGCGGCATGACCTGCTGTTCCTGCACGCCAACGGCTTCAACGCCATGACCTACACCCGGCTGCTGAGTCCGCTGGGCGACCAGGGCCTGCGCGTGCTGGCCGTCGACCTGCGCGGCCACGGCCTCACCACCCTGCCGGCCGAGGCCGACGCGACGGTGTCGAGCTGGGATGGCTACCGCGACGACCTGCATGCGCTGCTGCGCGCGTTACGCCAATCCGAAGGCGAGGTGCCGCGTGTGCTGGCCGGCCACTCCATGGGGGGCGCGACCTGCCTGCTGGCCACCTTGCAGTGGCCCGCCGACCTCGGCCCGCAACGCCCCCTGGTGCTGTTCGACCCGGTGGTTGCGCCCCCCCTGGCGCCAGACGCCAACCGCGACCCCTCGCCGCTGCTGGCCGGCGCCCTGCGGCGCAAAAACCATTTCGACAGCCCGGATGCGGCCCTGGCCAGCTACCAGGGCCGGGGCGCGTTCAAGACCTGGCCGACCGAAGTGATCGCCGACTACCTGGCCGATGGCCTGTTCCTGGGCGATGACCAGGCCTGGCACCTGCGCTGCGCCCCCACCTGGGAGGCCCACAACTTCAGCCACCCCTTCCGCCCCGTCAACGCGCCCATCGCGCAGCTGCCGGTGCCCATCACCGTGCTGCGCGCCGCCGAAGGCAGCACCTGCCATTGGCAGGACTGGCCGGCCCAGGCCGATGTGCGCACCGTGCCCGGCACCACGCATTTCGTGCCCATGGAGCGGCCGGAACTCGCGCGCGAGGTGCTGCTGGCCGCCGTGCAAGGCGAGCGCGAGGCCGTGTTGGCGCGCTGA